In Planctomycetota bacterium, a genomic segment contains:
- a CDS encoding UPF0175 family protein yields MRIEIHLPAQIEAAVRGRLEDLERTAREALLIDLYRRELLTHRELGEALGLDRDETTDLLRRRGVYAGSAGLEDLAGDRATLDRVLGRNGAEPH; encoded by the coding sequence ATGCGAATCGAAATCCACCTCCCAGCACAGATCGAGGCGGCCGTTCGGGGCCGGCTCGAGGATCTCGAGCGAACGGCCCGGGAAGCCCTGCTGATCGATCTGTACCGGCGGGAGTTGCTCACCCACCGCGAGCTGGGCGAGGCCCTCGGCCTGGATCGCGACGAGACGACCGACCTGCTCCGGCGGCGGGGCGTCTACGCCGGCAGCGCCGGGCTGGAAGATCTGGCCGGTGATCGTGCGACGCTCGATCGCGTCCTCGGTCGCAACGGCGCCGAGCCGCACTAG
- a CDS encoding cupin domain-containing protein — translation MTAPQSVIALTGLRLPLEDGDQPTGPEVLRAMLSLAEATLGQLAGQANGSVAALGRLRGTGRGVSFGRIIERLERDQPLELVSPFEGSERVAGAVWPHPDGGDLRPALAKLRWSAGADDLPMHAHEHSGRFIVVHEGRGYFHVSRQPLGRFDGTDVRTVPARERDVFVFTPGVVHTFSTARSPMTLLSCQAPFLEFDNPRQYTLPAHHWSARTTSADRAAIACDAAWTCLTAAG, via the coding sequence ATGACCGCCCCACAGTCCGTGATCGCGTTGACCGGCCTGCGGCTCCCGCTAGAAGATGGTGACCAGCCCACCGGCCCCGAGGTGCTGCGGGCGATGCTGTCGCTGGCGGAGGCCACGCTGGGCCAACTCGCGGGCCAGGCGAACGGGTCCGTGGCCGCCCTGGGCCGCTTGCGGGGGACCGGCCGCGGCGTGTCGTTCGGCCGGATCATCGAGCGTCTCGAACGCGACCAACCACTCGAACTCGTCTCGCCCTTCGAGGGCAGCGAACGCGTGGCGGGAGCCGTCTGGCCCCATCCCGACGGCGGCGATCTCCGGCCGGCGCTGGCCAAGCTGCGGTGGTCAGCGGGCGCGGACGACCTGCCGATGCACGCGCACGAGCACTCGGGCCGGTTCATCGTGGTGCACGAGGGGCGCGGCTACTTCCACGTCAGCCGCCAGCCGCTCGGCCGGTTCGACGGCACGGACGTGCGCACGGTGCCGGCCCGCGAGCGCGACGTGTTCGTGTTCACCCCCGGCGTGGTCCACACCTTCAGCACGGCCCGATCGCCCATGACGCTGCTGTCGTGCCAGGCCCCGTTCCTCGAGTTCGACAACCCGCGGCAGTACACGCTGCCGGCCCATCACTGGTCCGCGCGGACCACCTCCGCCGATCGGGCCGCCATCGCGTGCGACGCGGCCTGGACCTGCCTGACCGCCGCGGGCTAG
- a CDS encoding type II toxin-antitoxin system PrlF family antitoxin: MIRSTLTERWQTTIPAAIRKALRLKPRQQLTYELVDGGVLIRGQCGSLDDYYGCLGDDAQAGTKAEERRAARESRVARYTQPNPPA; encoded by the coding sequence ATGATCCGATCCACGCTCACCGAGCGGTGGCAGACCACCATCCCCGCGGCGATCCGAAAGGCGCTGCGGCTCAAGCCCCGCCAGCAGCTCACCTACGAGCTGGTCGATGGCGGCGTGCTCATCCGTGGCCAGTGCGGATCGCTCGACGACTACTACGGCTGCCTGGGTGATGACGCCCAGGCGGGCACCAAGGCCGAGGAGCGTCGCGCGGCCCGCGAGAGCCGCGTCGCGCGGTACACCCAGCCGAACCCGCCGGCATGA
- a CDS encoding tyrosine-type recombinase/integrase → MLTDEQFRSLADVPAAAVWLANIDNPNTRRAYQGDVEAFVAFCGIEHADEFRDVTRAHVIAWRSVLETAGPEGRSLAPATIRRKLSAVSSLFDYLCNANAVESNPVAGVKRPTEGANEGKTPALSDDQARALLKAPEGDSLKAIRDRAILATYLFHALRRSEVADLRVLDLRERRGVMHFTVFGKGSKTRYVPVHPAALSAIQEYLATAGHADDRPGALFRPVKSPTGNLEKAITGDGIYKLLKRYGAAAGISMDGLCLHALRATAATNALEHQADIAYVQMWLGHASIATTRLYDRRRSRPEDSPTFKVSY, encoded by the coding sequence ATGCTCACCGACGAGCAGTTCCGCTCCCTGGCCGACGTGCCCGCCGCGGCCGTCTGGCTGGCCAACATCGACAACCCCAACACCCGCCGGGCCTACCAGGGCGACGTCGAGGCCTTCGTCGCCTTCTGCGGCATCGAGCACGCCGACGAGTTCCGCGACGTCACCCGCGCCCACGTCATCGCCTGGCGGAGCGTCCTCGAGACGGCTGGGCCCGAGGGTCGATCGCTCGCCCCGGCCACCATCCGGCGCAAGCTCTCGGCCGTGAGCTCGCTCTTTGACTACCTGTGCAACGCCAACGCCGTCGAGTCCAATCCCGTCGCCGGCGTCAAGCGGCCCACCGAGGGCGCCAACGAGGGCAAAACCCCCGCGCTGTCCGACGACCAGGCGAGGGCCCTGCTCAAGGCGCCCGAGGGCGACTCGCTCAAGGCCATCCGCGATCGCGCGATCCTGGCCACCTACCTGTTCCATGCGCTGCGCCGCAGCGAGGTCGCCGACCTGCGCGTGCTGGACCTCCGCGAGCGGCGGGGCGTGATGCACTTCACGGTGTTCGGGAAGGGCTCAAAGACGCGGTACGTGCCGGTGCATCCGGCCGCGCTGTCGGCCATCCAGGAGTACCTGGCAACCGCGGGCCACGCCGACGATCGGCCGGGGGCGTTGTTCCGGCCGGTGAAATCGCCCACCGGCAACCTCGAGAAGGCCATCACCGGCGATGGGATCTACAAGCTGCTCAAGCGGTACGGGGCTGCGGCCGGCATCTCGATGGACGGGCTGTGCCTGCACGCGCTGCGGGCCACCGCCGCCACCAACGCCCTCGAGCACCAGGCCGACATCGCCTACGTCCAGATGTGGCTCGGGCATGCCTCGATCGCCACGACCAGGCTCTACGACCGCAGGCGGTCGCGGCCGGAGGACTCGCCGACATTTAAAGTCAGCTACTGA
- a CDS encoding DUF3368 domain-containing protein: protein MIVVSDASPIIALVNIRAIGVLPELFGTVAVPTAVAHELRDARRPASVRAFIEAPPEWLQIHDVGPHEPIARIHAGEDEAIALAMEIQSPLILMDDRDGRAAAVARGLDVTGTVGVLELAARRDMLDLAEAFVALKATDFYISPRVLELVLERFRAERGTY from the coding sequence ATGATCGTCGTCTCCGACGCATCCCCGATCATCGCGCTCGTGAACATCCGGGCGATCGGCGTGCTGCCCGAGCTCTTCGGCACCGTGGCGGTTCCAACGGCGGTTGCCCATGAGCTGAGAGACGCCCGTCGACCGGCGTCAGTCCGTGCCTTCATCGAGGCACCACCCGAGTGGCTCCAGATCCACGATGTGGGCCCGCACGAGCCGATCGCCCGCATCCACGCCGGCGAGGACGAAGCCATCGCCTTGGCCATGGAGATCCAGTCGCCGCTGATCCTGATGGACGATCGCGATGGCCGTGCGGCCGCCGTGGCTCGCGGCCTCGATGTCACCGGCACGGTTGGGGTGCTGGAACTGGCCGCCCGCCGCGACATGCTGGACCTGGCCGAGGCCTTCGTTGCCCTCAAGGCGACCGATTTCTACATCTCGCCGCGGGTACTGGAGCTCGTGCTGGAGCGCTTTCGAGCCGAACGCGGGACGTACTGA
- a CDS encoding PIN domain-containing protein, protein MSTQRYRIDTNVLLRFLRADHAEHSPAARSVFDAAGAGRCVIVLDAIVLAEAVWVLSSFYKTEREDIASALAGLLVQPGIECADADVLADALDRFAAQNLDFIDCYLAARSVDGGEAIVTFDGEFRKFGDVLALQPGAAAKTN, encoded by the coding sequence ATGAGCACGCAGCGGTACCGCATCGACACCAACGTGCTGCTGCGCTTCCTGCGGGCGGACCACGCGGAGCACAGCCCCGCGGCCAGGTCCGTCTTCGACGCCGCCGGGGCCGGCCGATGCGTGATCGTGCTCGACGCGATCGTCCTGGCCGAGGCCGTGTGGGTGCTCTCGTCGTTCTACAAGACCGAGCGAGAGGACATCGCCTCGGCACTGGCTGGCCTGCTCGTGCAGCCGGGGATCGAGTGCGCCGACGCGGACGTTCTGGCGGATGCGCTGGACCGCTTCGCCGCCCAGAACCTCGACTTCATCGATTGCTATCTCGCGGCTCGCTCGGTGGACGGTGGCGAGGCCATCGTCACATTCGACGGCGAATTCCGGAAGTTCGGCGACGTGCTCGCGCTGCAGCCCGGGGCAGCGGCGAAGACGAACTGA
- a CDS encoding DUF4209 domain-containing protein: MNTPDEVAKVIAAYDARAGSFNIHELHGAILREVDVGSLPNEHRARYWAAIEAFGFSTHRTPHDGPWKSYFQPRMTFKGVDGTLGCNPDINQATADTIAYWATCAREAKHPVLAARYADLVWDFSKRVTGEAPDIEFARLAIDSYIAALKKDDGEAWGDNRKNVERVLHLAQSVGDGKRVVRAANSIIDYSDRTSEDGKLGTYCYLFELLILPKKTPPLEPDQREAIITRFETLFAKMTTPGAYDAAPRLPQTIGLLLAEYYNREGRDDDRRQTLVEVAKAHERRAGIGDAMAGMHFLNAARQFYTEAGVKGEAERVLRAAQELAPNVKREMTTHTVEFDISKDEKQEILDRIMTNGVEEGLLRWTAQFLPRQKAIRQQKEELDEQFVSRRLFPPTVMDDEGIIAEVSDTQGDPDGPMIYETSRYMQLYTVFMSWCLDHLIQNGLTSEKFVGFVAESPVFEESRLPLIRRGIEAHINGDYTQAIHLAIPQIERALVELIHKVGGSSKKPHRSGRGVMQSKSLNDALADEPTRKALGEDLTIYLAATLSHPKGMNIRNLVCHGIMPPEHFTKTHSERVLHTLAALSLLRAKGTQDTERED; encoded by the coding sequence ATGAACACTCCAGACGAGGTTGCCAAGGTGATCGCGGCGTACGACGCCCGAGCAGGCTCCTTCAACATCCACGAATTGCACGGTGCGATCTTGAGAGAGGTTGACGTCGGCTCTCTCCCGAATGAGCACCGCGCTCGCTACTGGGCTGCCATCGAGGCCTTTGGATTTAGTACACACAGAACTCCCCACGATGGCCCATGGAAGAGCTACTTCCAACCCCGCATGACGTTCAAGGGAGTGGACGGGACACTCGGATGCAACCCCGACATCAACCAGGCAACCGCGGACACGATTGCCTACTGGGCGACCTGTGCGAGGGAAGCCAAGCACCCCGTTCTCGCCGCTCGCTACGCCGATCTCGTTTGGGACTTCAGCAAGCGAGTGACCGGCGAGGCCCCCGATATCGAGTTCGCTAGGCTCGCGATCGACTCGTACATTGCGGCGCTCAAGAAGGACGACGGTGAGGCATGGGGCGACAATCGGAAGAACGTGGAGCGCGTGCTCCATCTCGCACAGAGCGTCGGGGATGGCAAGCGTGTCGTGCGTGCCGCGAACTCCATCATCGACTACTCGGATCGAACTTCTGAGGACGGCAAGCTCGGGACCTACTGCTACCTCTTTGAGCTGTTGATCTTGCCGAAGAAGACGCCCCCGTTGGAGCCAGACCAGCGAGAGGCGATCATCACGCGATTTGAGACGTTGTTCGCCAAGATGACCACGCCCGGCGCCTACGACGCCGCTCCGCGCTTGCCTCAGACAATCGGCTTGCTCCTCGCCGAGTACTACAACCGAGAAGGTCGCGACGATGACCGCAGACAGACGCTCGTAGAAGTCGCCAAAGCTCACGAGCGCCGAGCGGGTATCGGCGACGCGATGGCCGGGATGCACTTCCTCAACGCAGCCCGTCAGTTCTACACAGAGGCTGGCGTGAAGGGCGAGGCGGAGCGGGTCCTGCGTGCCGCTCAGGAGCTCGCTCCCAATGTCAAGAGGGAAATGACGACGCACACGGTCGAGTTCGATATCTCGAAGGATGAGAAGCAGGAGATACTCGACCGGATCATGACGAACGGCGTCGAGGAGGGACTCCTCCGCTGGACGGCCCAGTTCCTGCCGAGGCAGAAGGCAATCCGGCAGCAGAAAGAAGAACTCGACGAACAGTTCGTGTCCCGCCGCCTGTTTCCTCCGACGGTCATGGACGACGAGGGGATCATCGCTGAGGTCAGCGACACGCAGGGCGACCCCGACGGTCCGATGATCTACGAGACGTCCCGCTACATGCAGCTCTACACGGTCTTCATGTCCTGGTGCCTCGACCACTTGATCCAGAACGGCCTCACCTCCGAGAAGTTCGTCGGGTTCGTCGCCGAGTCTCCGGTGTTCGAGGAGTCGAGGCTGCCCCTCATCCGACGTGGCATCGAGGCCCACATCAATGGCGACTACACACAGGCGATCCATCTCGCGATCCCGCAGATCGAGCGAGCGTTGGTCGAGTTGATCCACAAGGTCGGGGGCTCCAGCAAGAAGCCGCACCGCTCGGGTCGGGGCGTCATGCAGTCAAAGAGCCTGAATGACGCGCTCGCCGACGAACCCACCCGAAAGGCACTGGGTGAGGATCTCACTATCTACTTGGCAGCTACGCTGTCGCATCCAAAGGGCATGAACATCCGGAACCTTGTCTGCCACGGCATCATGCCGCCGGAACACTTCACCAAGACCCATAGCGAGCGGGTACTCCACACTCTGGCGGCGTTGTCGCTCCTTCGAGCGAAAGGCACTCAGGACACAGAACGGGAAGACTGA
- a CDS encoding VCBS repeat-containing protein, whose amino-acid sequence MTHSRFSVLMILATASTSTGVAQTCDPQSLLDPDRAYSEGNQPTDIAVADLNGDGLLDMVCSAVADGSGRDDLQIWYNSGAGRFCQPATGRAGQGPNAVATGDLNNDGRPDIAISNGIDDTVSVFYYRDHLRVSGQQVYDVGTTPQDVAIGDVDLDGNADIVSAHALSADVSILYNNGDETFEPEERLEGVAGAFYVSAHVADLTGDGVPDLVAAALSPGIVSIWPGQGSRSFGPRHDIDVCDGPHQLALVDLDLDGSLDLALTCRDDVATLENKGGLSFAPWQTIELPLRPSGITVADFDGDGHQDIAATTGLDGLLRVLLNDGSGLVTEATSLFLSTDPNRIAAGDLNADGTADIAAVTVGGLTPVFNRCGLPCEADLDGDGILTLFDFLEFQNRFALEDARADLDSNCELTIFDFLVYQNLFAGGCP is encoded by the coding sequence ATGACACACAGTAGATTCAGCGTATTGATGATACTCGCGACGGCCAGCACCTCCACCGGCGTTGCACAAACCTGCGATCCACAGTCCTTGCTTGATCCAGATCGGGCGTACAGCGAGGGCAACCAGCCGACGGACATCGCCGTTGCCGACCTGAACGGTGACGGTCTCTTGGACATGGTGTGCTCTGCGGTGGCGGACGGATCCGGTCGGGACGATCTACAGATCTGGTACAACTCTGGTGCGGGTCGCTTTTGTCAACCTGCGACCGGCCGCGCCGGGCAGGGTCCAAACGCTGTCGCAACAGGTGATCTCAACAACGACGGGCGCCCCGACATCGCGATCAGCAATGGCATCGACGATACGGTCAGCGTTTTCTACTACCGGGATCACCTCCGTGTGTCCGGGCAACAGGTGTACGACGTTGGCACGACGCCGCAAGACGTTGCGATTGGGGATGTCGATCTCGACGGCAACGCCGACATTGTCTCCGCCCACGCGCTGAGCGCAGACGTGAGTATTCTGTACAACAATGGGGACGAGACTTTCGAACCGGAAGAACGCCTGGAGGGCGTGGCAGGTGCCTTCTACGTCAGCGCCCATGTCGCTGATCTGACTGGCGATGGTGTGCCGGATCTTGTCGCCGCGGCCCTGTCCCCAGGCATCGTCAGCATATGGCCGGGCCAGGGAAGCCGATCATTCGGTCCACGCCACGATATCGACGTGTGCGACGGCCCTCACCAGCTCGCTCTCGTGGACCTAGATCTCGATGGCAGTCTGGACCTAGCCCTGACCTGCCGGGATGACGTCGCCACGCTCGAGAACAAGGGAGGCTTGAGTTTTGCTCCGTGGCAGACCATCGAGCTGCCACTCCGCCCGTCGGGGATCACTGTGGCAGACTTCGATGGCGACGGCCACCAAGATATCGCAGCAACTACGGGTCTGGATGGTCTGCTCAGAGTGTTGCTCAACGATGGATCCGGACTGGTGACGGAGGCCACGAGTTTGTTTCTGTCCACGGATCCGAATCGCATCGCCGCCGGAGACCTCAACGCTGACGGAACGGCCGACATCGCGGCGGTGACGGTTGGCGGATTGACCCCTGTCTTCAATCGCTGCGGTTTGCCATGCGAAGCGGACCTCGACGGCGATGGGATCCTGACGCTGTTCGACTTTCTGGAGTTCCAGAACAGATTTGCTCTAGAGGACGCCAGGGCCGATCTTGACTCGAACTGTGAGTTGACAATCTTCGACTTTTTGGTGTACCAGAACCTGTTTGCGGGTGGATGTCCATAG
- a CDS encoding relaxase/mobilization nuclease domain-containing protein, translated as MIPKLHAKGTSFVGLGQYILHDKDRAATSERVAWTETRNIATSDPRLAIRVMAATAMNADRLKRDAGVRATGRKSRNAVQHLTLSWRPDEAEALSREEMMRAANGAIRALGAEDRQVLVVCHTDEEQPHVHLAINRVSPADGRMLSSSKEKLNLSRWAETYERERGEILCENRVINNAARKRGEYTRGEPDTPRHIFELQIANDNAPHAERIRSMQKKLDLDLGRKTRELRARQSNQARALADQLRADRRAVLDARGERYRRACDRVRGAFRDAWTKRFYDRRAALRDFERRETHLAGRLGNAIRTIDFGAVVRGEERRDALKRAYNVLGSAGARLEAFNHSQDALDRRLELRQKAAERKAVAQERSTVRDELSRLGSMYSAKRESLVLRHDLERAGNRTEWKTRGEQRQAAWKKNRFHDRDSEHGRHREPNGKQTIEQDRDIDDMVKAFKKMRERRWRDQDRGHDRGDDHER; from the coding sequence ATGATCCCCAAGCTGCACGCCAAGGGGACCTCGTTCGTGGGGCTAGGCCAGTACATCCTGCACGACAAGGACCGAGCCGCGACCTCCGAGCGCGTCGCCTGGACCGAGACCCGAAACATCGCCACGAGCGACCCTCGCCTGGCCATCCGGGTCATGGCCGCGACAGCGATGAACGCCGACCGTTTGAAGCGCGACGCGGGCGTCAGGGCCACTGGACGCAAGAGCCGAAACGCCGTCCAGCACCTGACCCTCTCGTGGCGACCCGATGAGGCCGAGGCCCTCTCCCGGGAAGAGATGATGCGGGCCGCCAACGGCGCGATCCGAGCCCTCGGGGCCGAGGATCGCCAGGTCCTGGTCGTGTGCCACACGGACGAAGAGCAGCCGCACGTGCACCTGGCCATCAATCGCGTCTCTCCGGCCGACGGCCGGATGCTCTCGAGCTCCAAGGAGAAGCTGAACCTGAGCCGATGGGCCGAGACCTACGAGCGCGAACGCGGCGAGATCCTGTGCGAGAATCGCGTGATCAACAACGCCGCCCGCAAGCGCGGCGAGTACACCCGGGGCGAGCCCGATACGCCCCGGCACATATTCGAGCTCCAGATCGCCAACGACAACGCTCCGCACGCCGAGCGGATCAGGAGTATGCAGAAGAAGCTGGATCTGGACCTGGGTCGCAAGACCCGAGAGCTGCGTGCGCGACAATCGAACCAGGCCAGGGCACTGGCGGACCAACTCCGTGCGGACCGTCGGGCCGTGCTGGATGCTCGCGGGGAGCGGTACCGGCGTGCATGCGATCGTGTGCGTGGTGCGTTCCGCGACGCCTGGACCAAGCGATTCTACGATCGGCGGGCCGCGCTGCGAGACTTCGAGCGACGCGAGACGCATCTGGCCGGTCGGCTCGGCAACGCCATCCGCACGATCGACTTCGGGGCCGTGGTCCGGGGCGAAGAACGTCGTGACGCCCTCAAGCGGGCGTACAACGTGCTCGGATCGGCCGGCGCCAGACTCGAAGCGTTCAACCACTCCCAGGATGCCCTCGATCGCCGGCTGGAGCTTCGGCAGAAGGCCGCCGAACGCAAAGCCGTCGCGCAGGAGCGGTCGACGGTCCGGGATGAGCTCTCGAGGCTTGGGTCGATGTACTCGGCCAAGCGTGAGTCACTGGTCCTTCGCCACGATCTCGAGCGTGCCGGCAACCGCACCGAATGGAAGACCCGCGGCGAGCAGCGACAGGCCGCGTGGAAAAAAAACCGATTCCACGACAGGGACTCGGAGCACGGACGTCATCGCGAACCCAACGGCAAGCAGACGATCGAGCAGGATCGCGACATCGATGACATGGTGAAAGCATTCAAGAAGATGCGCGAACGCCGGTGGCGAGATCAGGACCGCGGCCACGACCGTGGCGATGACCACGAGCGTTGA
- the mobC gene encoding plasmid mobilization relaxosome protein MobC: MARPRLQDEDRLAEVVHVRLSTAELNHVRGQAEAAGLSVSAFLRRRAMGYVVPAAAASRRTDPALVSELNRVGVNVNQLARAVHAGRDFVRYWREVGAELTRVLERIAERELGDDPDPNRREDLDAASLEPDPIVRRQAARR; the protein is encoded by the coding sequence ATGGCGAGGCCACGGCTGCAAGACGAGGATCGGCTGGCTGAGGTGGTGCACGTGCGTCTGAGCACCGCCGAGCTCAACCACGTCCGCGGCCAGGCCGAAGCCGCCGGGCTGTCGGTGTCTGCCTTCCTGCGTCGCCGGGCGATGGGCTATGTGGTGCCCGCCGCCGCCGCATCCAGGCGGACCGATCCGGCCCTCGTCAGCGAGCTGAACCGAGTCGGCGTCAATGTCAACCAACTCGCCCGGGCGGTCCATGCCGGCCGGGACTTCGTCCGCTACTGGCGAGAGGTCGGGGCCGAGCTGACCCGCGTCCTTGAGCGGATCGCCGAGCGAGAGCTGGGCGATGATCCGGATCCGAACCGGCGAGAGGACCTCGATGCGGCCTCGCTTGAACCAGACCCAATCGTGCGCCGACAGGCGGCTCGGCGATGA
- a CDS encoding helix-turn-helix transcriptional regulator, whose translation MRRGAFVRDFGERIREVRTERGLSQEKLAELAGLHRTAVSFIERAERSSTLETIEKLARALRVQPGDLMPELR comes from the coding sequence GTGAGACGCGGGGCCTTCGTGCGCGATTTCGGGGAGCGGATCCGCGAGGTGCGGACCGAGCGTGGCCTGTCCCAGGAGAAGCTCGCGGAGCTGGCGGGGCTGCACCGCACGGCCGTGTCCTTCATCGAGCGGGCCGAGCGGTCGTCCACGCTGGAGACGATCGAGAAGCTCGCGCGGGCGCTCCGCGTGCAGCCCGGCGACCTGATGCCCGAGCTCCGCTAG